The following are encoded in a window of Phaseolus vulgaris cultivar G19833 chromosome 3, P. vulgaris v2.0, whole genome shotgun sequence genomic DNA:
- the LOC137806022 gene encoding uncharacterized protein At5g23160-like, producing the protein MAKSKVSSTHQHPSKPKTSLFLCCFGSSSHALDSSPTKDVHILDMKMKKKKKRKKKSAFTSWFSWLRIRFNKKSSHKTVPFESSIASHHHAHDSKTKSKSTLPHKAQPPATTTPPPPAQPASVLPATPFYTPTQTRHGMKHNAEDTRQQGRGSPAQAKLQARRPPSTAAKTTFKKGRNNGVVGMLVVAVTLVIMIFCGRLCAILCTSVWLYCAPHFRKTGGVNDDGNPKTTPSNDVDLDSEEYKKKVIMKGLLGRNHRAVL; encoded by the exons ATGGCCAAATCCAAAGTTTCATCCACCCATCAACACCCTTCAAAACCCAAAACCTCTCTTTTTCTATGTTGCTTTGGGTCTTCTTCCCATGCCTTGGATTCATCACCCACCAAAGATGTTCATATCTTAgacatgaagatgaagaagaagaagaagaggaagaagaagagtgCTTTCACAAGTTGGTTTTCGTGGCTAAGGATTCGATTCAACAAGAAATCATCTCACAAAACGGTGCCGTTTGAATCTTCGATTGCTTCTCATCATCATGCTCATGATTCCAagacaaagtcaaagtcaacgcttCCTCATAAGGCTCAACCTCCGGCAACCACCACTCCTCCGCCGCCGGCTCAGCCGGCTTCGGTGCTCCCCGCCACGCCCTTTTATACCCCCACACAG ACAAGACACGGTATGAAGCACAACGCAGAGGACACGCGTCAACAGGGCAGAGGTTCTCCAGCTCAGGCGAAACTGCAGGCGCGGCGGCCGCCGTCTACGGCGGCGAAAACGACATTTAAGAAGGGTCGAAACAACGGCGTGGTTGGCATGTTGGTGGTGGCGGTGACACTGGTGATTATGATATTTTGTGGCCGTTTGTGCGCTATTCTCTGCACTTCGGTGTGGCTCTACTGCGCTCCGcattttcggaaaaccggtggCGTAAACGACGACGGAAACCCCAAAACGACGCCGTCCAACGACGTGGATTTGGATTCGGAGGAGTACAAGAAGAAAGTGATAATGAAGGGTCTTCTTGGGAGAAATCACAGAGCTGTGCtttga
- the LOC137806017 gene encoding uncharacterized protein isoform X1 codes for MAFLFQKFQEAVKTLVKRPAFARDPRQLQFEADINRLFLYLCYNRLGKNADESHAEEIIEISSKASFADQQMQVQENVHSQIKTFCTFMDEILLPNEKMVNEHQPESTVPHRSGLSFAVGRSDSAQNNLAAPKTIPLSQAEVSQNLKNQLGYTVNVKPSQIPHKDAGRGLFLDGTAHVGSVVAFYPGIVYSPAYYRYIPGYPKINALNPYLITRYDGNVINAQPWGCGGENREPWNGWKTGEIKPDVKGAEPERGSERFWKLLSKPLEGYKGDNNEVIERRNPLALAHFANHPPKGVQPNVMICPYDFPLTERNMRVYVPNLLFGNAEVNMRRFGSFWFKSGGGSKISGSHVPILKTLVLVATRPLQDEELLLNYRLSNTKRRPEWYTPVDEEEDRRRWS; via the exons ATGGCTTTTTTGTTCCAGAAATTTCAAGAG GCTGTGAAAACCCTGGTAAAGCGCCCTGCTTTTGCTAGGGATCCCAGACAACTACAATTTGAAGCCGACATTAACCGGTTGTTCCTTTATTTATG CTATAATCGTCTAGGAAAGAATGCTGATGAATCACATGCCGAAGAGATTATTGAAATTTCTAGTAAAGCCTCGTTTGCTGATCAACAAATGCAAGTACAAGAAAATGTTCATTCacaaattaaaacattttgCACATTCATGGATGAAATTCTTCTTCCAAATGAAAAGATGGTAAATGAACATCAACCAGAAAGCACAGTACCTCACCGAAGTGGCCTTAGTTTTGCTGTGGGAAGGAGTGATTCAGCCCAAAATAATCTTG CTGCGCCCAAGACAATACCACTAAGCCAAGCTGAAGtttctcaaaatttaaaaaatcaacttGGCTACACAGTTAATGTCAAACCTTCCCAAATACCTCACAAGGATGCTGGCCGTGGTCTTTTCTTAGATGGCACAGCACATGTTGGTTCTGTGGTGGCATTTTATCCAGGCATAGTCTACTCTCCAGCTTATTACCGATACATTCCGGGGTACCCGAAGATTAATGCTCTGAACCCTTATTTGATTACAAGATATGATGGGAATGTCATTAATGCTCAACCTTGGGGTTGTGGAGGTGAGAACCGAGAACCGTGGAATGGTTGGAAAACAGGAGAAATCAAGCCTGATGTGAAAGGAGCTGAGCCTGAGAGAGGTTCAGAAAGGTTTTGGAAACTGCTTAGTAAGCCTTTGGAAGGCTACAAAGGAGATAACAATGAAGTGATTGAGCGTAGAAACCCATTAGCCTTAGCTCATTTTGCCAATCACCCTCCAAAAGGGGTGCAACCAAATGTCATGATTTGCCCTTATGACTTTCCATTGACTGAAAGGAACATGAGAGTCTACGTTCCAAATTTGTTGTTTGGAAATGCAGAGGTAAACATGAGGAGATTTGGCAGCTTTTGGTTCAAGTCTGGTGGAGGGTCAAAAATTAGTGGATCACATGTTCCAATACTGAAAACTCTTGTTCTGGTTGCTACTAGGCCTCTTCAAGATGAGGAACTCCTCCTTAACTACAGGCTGAGCAACACCAAGCGGAGACCTGAATGGTATACTCCGGTGGATGAAGAAGAGGACAGGAGAAGATGGAGTTAG
- the LOC137806017 gene encoding uncharacterized protein isoform X2 yields the protein MQVQENVHSQIKTFCTFMDEILLPNEKMVNEHQPESTVPHRSGLSFAVGRSDSAQNNLAAPKTIPLSQAEVSQNLKNQLGYTVNVKPSQIPHKDAGRGLFLDGTAHVGSVVAFYPGIVYSPAYYRYIPGYPKINALNPYLITRYDGNVINAQPWGCGGENREPWNGWKTGEIKPDVKGAEPERGSERFWKLLSKPLEGYKGDNNEVIERRNPLALAHFANHPPKGVQPNVMICPYDFPLTERNMRVYVPNLLFGNAEVNMRRFGSFWFKSGGGSKISGSHVPILKTLVLVATRPLQDEELLLNYRLSNTKRRPEWYTPVDEEEDRRRWS from the exons ATGCAAGTACAAGAAAATGTTCATTCacaaattaaaacattttgCACATTCATGGATGAAATTCTTCTTCCAAATGAAAAGATGGTAAATGAACATCAACCAGAAAGCACAGTACCTCACCGAAGTGGCCTTAGTTTTGCTGTGGGAAGGAGTGATTCAGCCCAAAATAATCTTG CTGCGCCCAAGACAATACCACTAAGCCAAGCTGAAGtttctcaaaatttaaaaaatcaacttGGCTACACAGTTAATGTCAAACCTTCCCAAATACCTCACAAGGATGCTGGCCGTGGTCTTTTCTTAGATGGCACAGCACATGTTGGTTCTGTGGTGGCATTTTATCCAGGCATAGTCTACTCTCCAGCTTATTACCGATACATTCCGGGGTACCCGAAGATTAATGCTCTGAACCCTTATTTGATTACAAGATATGATGGGAATGTCATTAATGCTCAACCTTGGGGTTGTGGAGGTGAGAACCGAGAACCGTGGAATGGTTGGAAAACAGGAGAAATCAAGCCTGATGTGAAAGGAGCTGAGCCTGAGAGAGGTTCAGAAAGGTTTTGGAAACTGCTTAGTAAGCCTTTGGAAGGCTACAAAGGAGATAACAATGAAGTGATTGAGCGTAGAAACCCATTAGCCTTAGCTCATTTTGCCAATCACCCTCCAAAAGGGGTGCAACCAAATGTCATGATTTGCCCTTATGACTTTCCATTGACTGAAAGGAACATGAGAGTCTACGTTCCAAATTTGTTGTTTGGAAATGCAGAGGTAAACATGAGGAGATTTGGCAGCTTTTGGTTCAAGTCTGGTGGAGGGTCAAAAATTAGTGGATCACATGTTCCAATACTGAAAACTCTTGTTCTGGTTGCTACTAGGCCTCTTCAAGATGAGGAACTCCTCCTTAACTACAGGCTGAGCAACACCAAGCGGAGACCTGAATGGTATACTCCGGTGGATGAAGAAGAGGACAGGAGAAGATGGAGTTAG
- the LOC137806021 gene encoding abscisic acid 8'-hydroxylase 2 yields the protein MSSNSFSFSFSSSLFLSKFTSSTMHPLTNPFQDSLLFIITSFFFTSFFLLLTLLQWCHHHNHKKLPPGSMGWPYLGETLKLYTQNPNSFFSNRQNRYGDIFKTNILGCPCVMISSPEAARTVLVTQAHLFKPTYPPSKERLIGPEAVFFQQGAYHSMLKRLVQASFMPSTIKHSVSQVEQIVIKMVPSWTNKTINTLQEMKKYAFEVAAISAFGEIKELEMEEIRELYRCLEKGYNSYPLHLPGTSYWKAMKARKHLNKSIRKIIERRKVESPKQGGGLLEVLLQARSTSSSFSSSPSNDGGEKKKVLIELSDSQVADNLIGVIFAAHDTTASALTWVLKYLHDNSNLLEAVTKEQEGIKSKLAMENRGLSWDDTRQMPFTSRVIQETLRSASILSFTFREAVRDVELEGYRIPKGWKVLPLFRSIHHSAHFFPHPEKFDPSRFEVPPRPNTYMPFGNGVHSCPGSELAKLELLVLLHHLTLSYRWEVVGNEDGIQYGPFPVPKHGLPVKITPRTKIFT from the exons ATGTCTTCaaactctttctctttctctttctcttcttctctctttctctccaaATTCACTTCCTCCACCATGCACCCTCTTACCAACCCCTTTCAAGATTCCCTTCTCTTCATCATCACCtccttcttcttcacctctTTCTTTCTCCTCCTAACCCTCCTCCAATGGTGCCACCACCACAACCACAAAAAGCTTCCCCCTGGCTCCATGGGTTGGCCCTACCTTGGTGAAACCCTCAAACTCTACACTCAAAACCCAAATTCCTTCTTTTCTAACCGCCAAAATAG GTATGGAGATATATTCAAGACAAACATATTGGGATGTCCATGTGTGATGATATCAAGCCCTGAGGCAGCAAGGACAGTGCTTGTGACTCAAGCACATCTATTTAAGCCAACATACCCTCCAAGCAAAGAGAGGTTGATAGGACCAGAGGCTGTGTTCTTTCAGCAAGGTGCCTatcactccatgctcaagagGCTGGTTCAGGCCTCCTTCATGCCCTCCACCATCAAACACTCTGTCTCTCAGGTTGAGCAAATTGTCATCAAAATGGTCCCCTCTTGGACTAACAAAACCATCAACACCTTGCAAGAGATGAAAAAG TATGCTTTTGAAGTAGCAGCAATCTCAGCCTTTGGTGAAATAAAGGAACTGGAAATGGAAGAAATCAGAGAGTTGTATCGTTGCTTGGAGAAAGGCTACAACTCTTATCCTTTACATCTTCCTGGAACTTCCTATTGGAAAGCAATGAAG GCAAGGAAGCATTTGAATAAAAGCATAAGGAAGATAATAGAGAGAAGAAAAGTGGAGAGTCCAAAGCAAGGAGGAGGATTATTGGAGGTTCTATTGCAAGCAAGATCAACATCTTCGTCTTTTTCATCATCACCATCAAATGATGGTGGTGAAAAGAAGAAGGTGTTGATCGAACTGAGTGATTCTCAGGTAGCTGATAATCTGATAGGTGTGATATTTGCTGCACATGACACCACAGCAAGTGCTCTAACATGGGTCCTCAAGTACCTTCATGACAACTCCAATCTATTGGAAGCTGTGACG AAAGAACAAGAAGGAATAAAAAGCAAACTAGCTATGGAAAATCGAGGACTTTCATGGGATGATACTAGGCAAATGCCATTCACAAGTCGg GTGATCCAAGAAACACTGAGAAGTGCAAGCATTTTGTCATTCACATTCAGAGAAGCAGTGAGAGATGTTGAATTGGAAGGTTACAGGATTCCAAAAGGTTGGAAGGTTCTTCCACTCTTCAGAAGCATTCATCATTCTGCTCACTTCTTCCCTCACCCAGAGAAGTTCGACCCTTCAAGATTCGAG GTGCCACCGAGACCAAACACATACATGCCTTTTGGAAATGGTGTCCACTCTTGTCCAGGGAGTGAGCTGGCCAAGCTTGAACTTCTTGTGCTTCTCCATCATCTCACACTTTCTTACAG GTGGGAAGTGGTGGGAAATGAGGATGGAATACAATATGGTCCTTTTCCTGTGCCCAAACATGGATTACCAGTGAAGATAACCCCAAGAACCAAGATATTTACGTGA
- the LOC137805720 gene encoding uncharacterized protein, protein MAPLDFVALKDLHNSANRLLHSPLVRQGLVHEREEKWVDDVSESSLRMLEVCGISKDLLMVVKEHLQELQFTLRRASIGDEGTEEKITAHNSYRKKLKKETLKCLKWLKKGMKSETSVTLHPPTMNEQKLVLVVDVLREVRVIIISIVESLLSLVSSPWLDSKSGKRSFTSRLVRVNLHSFSDADMSFDAMVLQSANKRLAGVRMAIEDLEVELECMFRRLIHTRVLLLNILTK, encoded by the coding sequence ATGGCACCCCTTGATTTTGTTGCCCTTAAAGACTTGCACAATTCAGCAAATAGGCTTCTGCATTCTCCATTGGTGAGACAAGGCTTGGTGcatgaaagagaagaaaaatggGTTGATGATGTGTCAGAGTCATCTCTGAGGATGTTGGAGGTGTGTGGCATCTCAAAAGATCTTCTCATGGTGGTGAAGGAGCACCTTCAAGAACTTCAGTTCACCTTGCGCAGAGCTAGCATTGGAGATGAAGGAACTGAGGAAAAAATCACAGCACACAACAGCTACAGGAAGAAGCTGAAGAAAGAAACATTGAAGTGTTTGAAGTGGTTGAAGAAGGGCATGAAGAGTGAGACATCAGTGACTCTGCACCCTCCAACAATGAATGAACAAAAACTAGTTCTGGTGGTTGATGTGCTAAGAGAAGTGAGGGTGATCATCATTTCCATTGTGGAATCACTCTTGTCCCTTGTTTCTTCACCCTGGTTGGATTCCAAATCAGGGAAAAGGTCCTTCACATCAAGGCTTGTGCGTGTGAATCTGCATAGTTTTTCAGATGCTGATATGAGTTTTGATGCCATGGTGCTTCAAAGTGCAAACAAAAGATTAGCAGGTGTGAGAATGGCTATAGAAGATCTTGAGGTGGAGTTGGAGTGCATGTTCAGACGTTTGATCCACACAAGGGTCTTGCTTCTTAACATTCTTACCAAATAG